DNA from Triplophysa dalaica isolate WHDGS20190420 chromosome 9, ASM1584641v1, whole genome shotgun sequence:
ACACGTGGAGGAGGATTCTGGGTCGGGTTTGAATCGTTTTGATGCCAGTGGTGATGGCTCTTTTGTGGATGTCAACAAGCGTGAACATTGAATTGTAAAAAGCTGGTCTAGCGTATCAAGAGGTCCTCTCCTCCCCTTCAGTAGCTCCCACCACACCTCCATAAAAAGTTTGACATCTGCTTCGGTGCTGTTGCTTATCACATGATTAACCAGCAGCTCAAGCTCTTTACACCGTTCAGAAGGTTGAAAGCACATCAGCAGCTCCACATAGATAGTTGAGAAGCTCATTGACTTGACCAACTCGAACAATAAGGTATGATTAATGTCAGGAAGACTGTTCTGTACAGCAAATAATGGGTCATCCTTCCATCTAATATCAATGTCTTCTGTGTTCCTAATCTCTAGGAGCTTACTCCACACGATACAGATAATTTTCTTTCTCCAGAAGagtgtgtctttggtgtgtttcaGTGGATGTCCACATATCTCTTTGACTGCGTTTACAATTGGACTTCCAATCTGATTCCAGTCCTCTTTTTTCAGGGAGGAGAGTGGCTCAGGTTCGCAGATCTGACTGGCCAGTAGGAATCCACCCTGCAGCACAGCAGTCTTCTCACAGCTCAGCCATGGTTCTGAAAACAAAAGAGGTGTATTATTAATGTAAGTCGTCATGCTCGACTCAGAACTCGACTAGCACGAATAAACCTCTTAATTAAAACTAATGTTCGtagtaataatttatttattttttcacaaacCAGTTACTTTtacttcagaagacatttaataatatattttctttaataaattattgatTATAATTATGTGCTTTTTAGAGCTTCAAAAAGTGAAGTCCATCCtacagaaagattttttttaataagtcaGTTTTTGTTCAGCTGGAGAAAAGTTACATACTTCTGGCAAataaagggtgaataaatgataagcaaaaatatatttggggtgaactattcctttaaacaccGCTTCTTCCAGGcataatttaaataacataatacTTAAAGACagttaattaaattataaaataacatgacCTGAAGCATCAATTTTGTCCTTTtgatatgttttaaaacaacagtCTTGTCATACATGCTATTATAGTGATATACTTGTAGTAATTATGATAACCATGGTATTCTTTTATAAGCAAAAATGCACGTATGGAATCTTTGAGCAGAAAATAAAATTTTACCACGACGACTTTAAACTACATATAAGACATGCTTATTGAAGGCTTGAGAAAAGTACCTTGGTCCATTGTTGCTTGAAGAAATGACACCAGCTAAAGTAAGTTAACGCAAACTTAACTCATCTCCACTGAATGACCGCGCTGTAAAATGTAAGTTCTGCTTCTGTAATGTCTCAGTTTATTTTAACCCTTTTCACGTTTTACGTTTATAGGCAAATCGTAATATCAAAGAGCGATGCGTGACAAACCACCCATCGTGTAAGAATTCAAACGAGGAattcttgtgtgtgtgcttccGTGTCAAAGTGAAAGAAGGACGTCGCTGTTTCTTTAGCGCCCCCATGCGGTGTCTCATTTACATAATCGattgaaaaagtattttatcattctctttaatgttgttttcttttatcttgtcccttatattgttattaattaaattaactaATCACAATACCCCATaccatttaaatgtaaataaatttaaatgtgtttttaatcgCTTATTTAGACGCGATTTTATATCCTAGTCCGCCCATAGAATATGAAGGATCGAAagaaatagtatttttttatatacaactCTATTTGCCATTTTACAGATGGCAGACCAATCACGTTTTAAGGCTGTTGTCGTCACTTACTTATTCAGTAGTCAAGCGAAACTGAAAGTAGACTGCGCTTTTATTCTGGTTTTAAGAAAGATGATCGTCCCAAGGAAATTATACCTTATGATTTGGGGTTTGGCGTGTTTTATCCTTACGCTTTTATGCTTAGGTGATTAATATACCTGTTTAgagttttctcaatatttccTCTGTATTTACTTACATGATGTTTTACCGCGTGACGCTGTGTTGActtgttatatttataatatattaaaagaagaaacaacatttttaaataactcTAACAGCAGAAAATAATATCCACCAGCGCTAATAATTTACGTAATTTACGTAATTTACGTATGTAGGCTAATTTACTttcttgtctgtctgtttgtctgtctttccGCAGTCGTGAATGGGTCTGAATCTGTTGCTGATCTTCAATGGCTTCCTTGTGAGTTTGTGGATGAGAACGTTTATTTGAATGAAGAGGGCCACATAGAGACTCAGTATATCTACAAAAAGGCTATTATTCAGTTTGGTTATGATGGTGACAGACCTTTATATCCAAATATTACCTTCCTTGTTACAGGTGAGTGAAGGTTTCATAATGAAACTTTGCTAACCTAGTTATGCATACTAACataatatttcttatttctaTAAAATCCCGCCTGTGGTGAAAATCTGATTTTGGTGTTGTCTATATGTCTAtgatgtgttttaatatgttttaagaaAGACCATGTGCAGATTAGTCAACACTattgttgaatgtttttttatcttaaaggaacagtttttGTTACTGTatatactcaccctcgtgtcattccagacctgtgtttcacagaagagataatcatacaggtttttaatgatatttgcatgaataaattatttgagtgagagaattgtatttttgggtaTTCCATTAAGTTTACCAAAGAGAGAAACGCTCTTTGAAATGACCCATTTTCTACATCACAAATATATAACCTATCATGTCATAAAGTTATCTCATCATATCAGGTTATCCGAGCTGGTGTGACTGAGTGttgatgtatttaaatatttttggatCCATGTATACTTACTGAGACAAGAGTGTAGAATTACATTGATACTATTTTAAAATCATCTGttcaagaaaaacacttttaaatatgttatttcgGTGCAAAGATCAATTTTGGTTCATAAAATTAAATACTGCATGGGGACTTTAAATACTGAGATTTTTAACTTCGTTTCCTTTTGTTGTTCCTCACACAGCTTCTAGAGTTGATATGAGACATTATTTGGAGGGAGACAAGGACACATTAAACTGTATAATCCGTAGATATAACATTGGACGGATTGTAATGCGTTGGCCTGCTGTTGGATCACAAGAGTATGACATCTTTTTCACCTGTACATTACATCACACTAAGGGAGCTTTCAACATCACCACCTTCCTCAGACACACACCTTCTCCTCCTGCCGGAGGAAAGGTGGACTTTCTACAGAGGCTAAAAATTCATGATAAAGACCTCCTTACAACATCAGGTAAATTAAAGTTATTGAAGGGGTCAAGCCtagaggaaaataaataaaggtctCAAAACAAATACTTCCTACGAGGAGGCAAAACAAATGATATCAAAACTACAAGAATAAATAGTCCACTTCAAAAGATGGGCAAGACTGGAACAGGGTAAACTTAACGCGGGAGATAACTGCACATGTACTTAACGAACCGCCACAGGACAGTGAACACGAGTGCCTTAAATGGGGGAAACTAACGAGGAATAATAACAAtgggcaggtgaggggaatgaacaGCTAACGGGAAGATATGACTAGGGGGCGGGCCAAGATACTCGACAGGAGAGCACATGGCACAAACCAACAACAAAGGCAATGTGCTTCAGAACACAACAAGCACGAAAGACGTGGTACTGTCACGACCCTGTCCACAGAACTAAACTCCTCTCAAGGaggacagaatcatgacaaatgttctcactgttatttttattagctATTGTATTTtactttgatcatttttaatttaagtgtGTTCCGTATGTGTTTGCCAGCTGTGATGGCTGTTCTGACACGGACCCCTTATGTGGAAGTGGGCCTCCTGAAGGAACCCACTTTGCACTGTCAGTTTGCAGTGGATCACAAGAAAGCTAATGTAAGAGTGGAGTGGATTTTTCAGAGACACGGAGAACGCAGGACACTCTTTAGCTACCCCAGTCACACAGCAATAACTAAAGGTACCGGAGTGTCCATTAAAGACATCGTTGCTGGAAACGCTTCCCTTAAACTTCCACCCACCAGAAAAACATCTGAGGGCACATACATCTGCTCAATTCGTGTCCCTCCTCTCAATGGCAGCTTAAATATTCTTGTTAGCCTAAGAGGTGAGATGTTAAACTTTTGTATGTAAatcaaagaaaacaacatttgatgggtttaatgttattttttctataaatccacagaacaacCCCACGTGTCTTTGAATGTGGACTCCACGTTATCTTTGACACTTGGCGAGTACAAGAAGGTTATGTGTGATGCCGAGAGATACTACCCACTGGATGTAAACATAGAGTGGTGGCGAGAACACGTCGGAGTCATCCCCAAGCCTTTGTTACTAGACAATGTTCTACACTCCAGTCATAAGCATGACAATGATGGCttattctctctctcagctTCCTTTTATCTGAAGCCTGGTCTGGAGGACTCGGGATATAAGTACACTTGTAAAGTGTCCCATAAGTCCTTGCTCACTCCCATTCGAAAAAGCTTTATCCTCTCAGTCACAGGTGAACCAGATgcaattcaaacacacacattttgttcTTGAAACTTTTGTCTTATAGCAAGGGTCTTGAAGCTCAGTCCTGGAGGGTCGCTTTTCTGTAGAGTTAAGCTACATGCCTGACATTTTTTAGGCTGAGTTTAAGgccatattttatttacttagcATGCTTCTGTCTCGTGCATTCGGATGTATGGCATCACTTACGTTGTATGAGACCTTTTGCAATAGATTAAAGTAGAACACCCTTTCTTACGTGGATGTTTATGTTCAGTTAGCCAAGAAGATTTTCTTTCCACAAGATGGTTTAttattaatgttgtatttttttattattttttatgccAAGTAAAACTGTTGGtttacaataaaagtaaaattgaaACATGAATAAGGATCTCTACATCACCACTAGGCAGAATTATGTATTATCATAAACAGTGTTATTCATTTTCAACACTTTTTTCAATTCACTTTCTTACCACAGCACCATACTCGACTATGGAGTATATCATATTCTTTGGGTCTATAGTTCTGATGTTACGATTTCTCTATCAGTACCTACCTCAGTTCATTGCTGGTAAGTCATTAGTTGTTGATCTCTTCATGTGATTACTGCACTTTTCAtcattttgcttgtttattCTTCTTAGTCAATATGGGTTGTTTCTTTCATTATTGTACTAACCTACCTGCCCTGTGCAAACTGTAATGtaaattttctctctcttttagcTCGAAAAGCTGCTAGTAAGGTGAGGAATCACTATGATGAATAATGATGCGACCTAAATTTCCTGTGcacattaaaaatgacttaGATTCTACATTTTAGGAGAGGTGCATAACAGTATAGGTATGCTGCTCTGCGTAGGCTACGGCGTATGTCCTACGCACGAGTATAAGCCACGCTAaaggctgcttgtacattatccctctTATTACACGGTTACTTGCCACATGCCGTGTAATATCAATGTGAATACCATGAATGAGCTCACATGTgctgtgtgttatgtgtgttttttttttatatgtgtgcTAGAATGTCTAAGTGTTGGCGTGTTacgtatttgtgtttatttgccATAGCCTAAAGTGTTATAGACTGTATGCTATAATTATCTATAATTATACTGTGTCTCTTGTGTGCAGAGAATCTAAGAGCTCACGAGGATTTCAGTACGCCGTCATGGAAATTGACAACACATGGGCAACTCCTCCTCTCACGCCCATCTCATCCTGCTGAAACCAAGATCAGGTGTTCTTCAGAGGAAAATGCTGTGTATATTTCCAGATCTCATGGTTTATATCGTTTTTACAGCGGCTGTTAAGGCCATCATTATTTTTTAGGCTAATTGACAGAATAATTTAAGGCTTTTCTTTGTTTGTGCAGTATGCATTAGttctctttatttaattttaatttgtaattgtaattttcaGCAATTTTAGAGGCAAAAACGTCTTCTTAAACTAATGCACAAAATATATGTTGGAGCTTCTATTTGAATATTgtatccttttttatttattgtcctTTTtcttattcattgttttttattagcaCTTTATGTGCTGCTGAACCATATCACAAAAACCAAAATCAGCCAGTATAGTGTTCCAGTGGGTagattattgtttattattctgAGAATTAGGAAGTGCTGATTTTTTGTCTGGTtgcaataaattataattaaaacgTGTTGATTTGACAGTTGTGCCTTGGTATCAGTAATTCTTTTCCTAAAACAAGTTTGAAAGTTTGATCTATAGAATCAATGAATGTTTCTTCTCTCTGAATTGGACAATAAATACCCATGATATAAAATATCATATATAGCCTAACTCTGTGTGAATATTGACTgtcaaataatttaatttaaaattacatgATCTAAATTTTGTTcatattgtttgtatttatttatagttgtgggtcaatgtaaataaaaaaggaattttatggatttattgtctctttaaataaatgcaacccaaaataaatatactacCTGTAAactagtgtttttttttgacaCAGCTAGCAGCCCACATTGTTACATGTGATGTCTTTTAAAGAATAAGTCGGATTTGATAAACGGATACCTGTCTTGCTAGCCACCGCATCTGTCTAGCGACATCATGTGGCCAAAGAATGAACGACTTAAATGCAGTTTGTGATTCCAAAAGTATCGTTGTCGTCACTGTTACTAGTTAATTCAGCGAAacgaaagtgaaagtagttttcGCTTGCATGGCTTTTATAGGAAACTGGGATGGCCGTCCTAAGGACGACATTAGACATGATTAGGAGTTCGGGGCTTCTTATCTTTGCGCTTTTAAACTTACGTAAGTTATGTATTTATGGTGACTTTAGAATCACCTAAATGTTTCATCATTCATTTCCTTGTTGCTATACGATCTGATATCGCTCAAGTCCTTAACATAGCAAGTTAACTTGTATCAAGTCTAGCttcttttttgttacatttatgtaatatattacaAATTCATTTATCATGTGCGTGTAATGAAAGCAGGctctatatttaaaaacaacacaaaggaaACACTCGTGTTTTGAAGATTGCTTGTTTgtactttgttttttgtttaaccTTGAGCTCCAAAACCTTTTTTCTGTCACCAGGTTT
Protein-coding regions in this window:
- the LOC130428841 gene encoding tapasin-related protein-like, which codes for MIVPRKLYLMIWGLACFILTLLCLVVNGSESVADLQWLPCEFVDENVYLNEEGHIETQYIYKKAIIQFGYDGDRPLYPNITFLVTASRVDMRHYLEGDKDTLNCIIRRYNIGRIVMRWPAVGSQEYDIFFTCTLHHTKGAFNITTFLRHTPSPPAGGKVDFLQRLKIHDKDLLTTSAVMAVLTRTPYVEVGLLKEPTLHCQFAVDHKKANVRVEWIFQRHGERRTLFSYPSHTAITKGTGVSIKDIVAGNASLKLPPTRKTSEGTYICSIRVPPLNGSLNILVSLREQPHVSLNVDSTLSLTLGEYKKVMCDAERYYPLDVNIEWWREHVGVIPKPLLLDNVLHSSHKHDNDGLFSLSASFYLKPGLEDSGYKYTCKVSHKSLLTPIRKSFILSVTAPYSTMEYIIFFGSIVLMLRFLYQYLPQFIAARKAASKRI